One window of the Macrobrachium nipponense isolate FS-2020 chromosome 22, ASM1510439v2, whole genome shotgun sequence genome contains the following:
- the LOC135198447 gene encoding LOW QUALITY PROTEIN: Na(+)/citrate cotransporter-like (The sequence of the model RefSeq protein was modified relative to this genomic sequence to represent the inferred CDS: inserted 1 base in 1 codon): MHKDSNTSGNKTMPHIKYSKMSRPSVVECLRCLAHYWQYLLLFITPFALLPVAVIGHTVEFRCAYVILVMATYWVTEAIPLAVTALIPVFAFPLFGILGTRAVTAVYMKDTNFMFMGGLIMAVAVEHCNLHKRIALFVMMHMGQSPKRLLAGFMITTAFLSMWISNTATAAMMVPIVDAVSKELERTLELKEDPIRKKMAAKEKALQEEATFNQMKQSHYSLAENAQSPTSEVSIKSAPMSSKKVSVCYEPDHSTEEDSQALRKMFFLGVAFAANIGGTGSPLGCSPNLIVMSILQSTFGEGTGLNFATWMMFNVPGMILCVTFGWCWLQILCKTCTICKKKGEIEDGNEYQEKSIKIFLQDQYRSLGPVSQHEIVVFCSFTVLVFLWVFRDPGFMHGWAYYISSSFENDVHIRDATPVMLMVFILFCVPRSFRKGNNGVVEGCLTWKVVHERTPWGIILLLGGGLAMAEAAKVSGLSAWLGYQLQYLGFMPKEAIVLFICFVTAMLTEVASNTATASVLXPVLKDLSLAIGVNPIYLMLPAAVCCAYAFMLPVATPGNAIVLTAAGLRTHEMMRAGFIMNVLCIVIITLMINTLGVVLFDLDSFPEWAMNVTSVIS, translated from the exons AGATGAGTAGACCGTCGGTGGTAGAGTGCCTAAGATGTCTTGCCCACTACTGGCAATACCTGTTGTTATTCATAACGCCATTTGCCCTGTTACCTGTGGCCGTCATTGGGCATACAGTT GAGTTCCGCTGTGCCTATGTGATCCTTGTCATGGCAACCTACTGGGTGACGGAGGCCATACCCTTGGCAGTGACGGCGCTCATACCCGTCTTCGCCTTCCCCCTCTTCGGGATCCTGGGCACGAGGGCCGTGACGGCCGTCTACATGAAGGACACGAACTTCATGTTCATGGGCGGCCTGATCATGGCCGTGGCCGTAGAACACTGCAACTTGCACAAGAGGATCGCCCTCTTCGTCATGATGCACATGG GTCAGAGTCCCAAGCGTCTATTGGCGGGTTTCATGATTACCACGGCGTTCCTTTCCATGTGGATATCGAACACAGCCACAGCAGCTATGATGGTCCCCATCGTTGATGCTGTTTCCAAGGAACTAGAAAGG ACGCTGGAACTGAAAGAGGACCCCATCAGGAAGAAGATGGCTGCCAAAGAGAAGGCTCTGCAGGAGGAGGCGACTTTCAACCAGATGAAGCAGAGTCATTACAGCTTGGCCGAAAACGCCCAGTCCCCCACATCCGAAGTATCAATCAA GAGTGCTCCAATGTCATCGAAGAAAGTCAGTGTGTGCTATGAGCCAGATCATTCGACAGAGGAAGACTCCCAAGCCTTGAGGAAGATGTTCTTCCTGGGAGTGGCCTTTGCTGCCAACATAGGTGGCACTGGCTCTCCCCTGGGGTGCAGTCCTAACTTGATTGTCATGAGCATCCTTCAGAG TACATTTGGAGAAGGCACAGGACTCAACTTTGCAACATGGATGATGTTCAATGTCCCCGGAATGATCTTGTGTGTAACATTTGGTTGGTGTTGGCTGCAGATTCTTTGCAAGACATGCAC CATCTGCAAAAAGAAGGGTGAGATAGAAGATGGCAATGAGTATCAAGAAAAATCGATCAAGATCTTCCTCCAGGATCAGTACCGGAGTCTTGGTCCTGTGTCCCAGCATGAAATCGTGGTCTTCTGTAGCTTCACTGTTCTTGTGTTCTTGTGGGTCTTCAGAGACCCAGGATTCATGCATGGGTGGGCCTATTACATCAGCAGCAGCTTCGAAAATGATGT GCATATTCGTGATGCAACTCCTGTGATGTTGATGGTGTTCATACTGTTCTGTGTCCCAAGATCATTTAGGAAGG GTAACAATGGTGTGGTGGAGGGCTGCCTCACGTGGAAGGTGGTGCACGAAAGGACGCCTTGGGGAATCATCCTCCTGTTGGGTGGAGGTCTTGCCATGGCAGAAGCAGCCAAGGTGTCAGGTTTATCAGCGTGGCTTGGCTACCAGCTGCAGTATCTAGGTTTTATGCCTAAAGAGGCCATTGTCCTTTTCATATGTTTTGTAACGGCTATGCTTACGGAGGTAGCATCTAATACTGCAACAGCATCAGTGC CTCCTGTGCTAAAAGATTTG TCGTTAGCTATCGGTGTGAATCCAATATACCTGATGCTTCCAGCAGCTGTATGCTGTGCCTATGCTTTCATGTTGCCTGTGGCTACTCCTGGAAATGCTATTGTCCTGACTGCCGCAGGACTAAGGACTCATGAGATG ATGCGAGCGGGCTTTATCATGAATGTTTTGTGCATAGTCATCATCACTTTAATGATCAACACCTTAGGAGTAGTCTTGTTTGACCTGGATTCCTTCCCTGAATGGGCTATGAATGTTACTTCAGTCATATCATGA